A genomic region of Spirochaetota bacterium contains the following coding sequences:
- the tdh gene encoding L-threonine 3-dehydrogenase: MEKQLAVLKTKREKGFTIDYITPKLEVGPNEVLVKVKNASICGTDVHIYDWNKWSDDNITPPRVIGHEFCGEVIEIGKNVKSIKIGDFVSAETHIACGYCYMCKTGNKHICQNMKIIGVHTDGAFTSYVVIPEENAWINPKNLDPEIASIQEPLGNAVYTVLVDEIATKSLLVTGAGTIGLMSINVAKACGASTIIVSEINEMKAKLAKEMGADIVLNPLKDNIVEAVMDYTKGLGVDVGFEMSGNEKALDQLLKSMKKRGRVSLLGIFDSNPTINFNNDIIFKGLKIYGITGRLMFDTWYQLSALLEKNLLNLKPLITHKIKLENIEKGIEAIKKGEAIKVIVNIS, from the coding sequence ATGGAAAAACAATTGGCAGTTTTAAAAACTAAAAGAGAAAAAGGATTTACAATAGACTACATTACACCAAAACTAGAAGTTGGGCCAAATGAAGTTTTAGTTAAAGTAAAAAATGCATCAATATGTGGAACAGATGTTCATATTTATGATTGGAACAAATGGTCGGATGATAATATTACTCCCCCCAGAGTTATTGGACATGAATTTTGTGGAGAAGTAATAGAAATAGGAAAAAATGTAAAGAGTATTAAAATAGGAGATTTTGTATCAGCTGAAACTCATATTGCATGTGGTTATTGTTATATGTGTAAGACTGGCAATAAACACATATGTCAAAACATGAAAATAATAGGTGTTCATACAGATGGGGCTTTTACTTCATATGTTGTAATTCCTGAAGAAAATGCATGGATAAATCCAAAAAATCTTGATCCTGAAATAGCTTCTATTCAGGAACCTCTTGGAAATGCTGTTTACACCGTTTTAGTAGATGAAATTGCAACAAAAAGTTTACTTGTAACTGGTGCTGGCACAATTGGCCTTATGTCTATAAATGTTGCCAAAGCATGTGGAGCTTCAACTATAATTGTTTCAGAAATAAATGAGATGAAAGCTAAACTTGCAAAAGAAATGGGTGCTGATATTGTATTAAATCCATTAAAAGATAATATTGTTGAAGCTGTTATGGATTACACTAAAGGACTTGGAGTTGATGTTGGTTTCGAAATGTCAGGAAATGAAAAAGCTCTCGATCAATTATTAAAATCTATGAAAAAGAGAGGGAGAGTTTCTTTACTTGGAATATTTGATTCAAATCCTACAATTAACTTTAACAATGATATTATATTTAAAGGACTTAAAATATATGGAATAACTGGAAGATTAATGTTTGATACCTGGTATCAATTATCTGCTCTACTTGAAAAGAATTTATTAAATTTAAAACCACTTATTACACATAAAATTAAATTAGAAAATATTGAAAAAGGAATAGAAGCAATCAAAAAGGGAGAAGCAATAAAAGTTATAGTAAATATTTCATAA
- the rpmI gene encoding 50S ribosomal protein L35 yields the protein MPKLKTKSSAKKRFKITGSGKIKRFKAFKSHLLTGKSKKRKRNLRKPTICNKSEVSILKGCFPYK from the coding sequence ATGCCAAAACTTAAAACAAAATCATCTGCAAAAAAAAGATTTAAAATAACTGGTTCAGGTAAAATTAAAAGATTCAAAGCTTTTAAAAGCCATTTATTAACTGGAAAATCTAAAAAAAGAAAAAGAAATCTTAGAAAGCCAACTATTTGCAATAAATCAGAAGTTAGTATTTTAAAAGGATGTTTTCCTTATAAATAA
- a CDS encoding glycine C-acetyltransferase: MSKLDFIDQTIESLKNDGLYNIIRTIGSALDSWIIVNGKKVLDMCSNNYLGLANNEDLKKAAIRGIEEYGVGPAAVRSIAGTTEKHLELEKMLAEFKKVEATIHLQSGFCANLGVIPALVSSEDLIFSDELNHASIIDGCRLSKAEIIRYAHNDVNDLEKKLKENKDKNCKKLVITDGVFSMDGDIAPLPEIYEVAKKYDALVYVDDAHGEGVLGDSGRGIVDHFHLHGKVDVEVGTLSKAFGIVGGFASGSSKLIDYLKQKVRPFLFSSASTPADIYASIKAIEILKESSDLVNKLWQNAKYFQSKIKKLGFDIGKTQTPITPIIIGEAKTAQEFSKKLFEEGIFAQAIGYPTVPKGKARIRVMIHAIHSEKDLDFAIEKFEKIGKELKII, from the coding sequence ATGAGTAAACTAGATTTTATAGATCAAACAATTGAATCATTAAAAAATGATGGTTTATATAATATAATTAGAACTATAGGGTCAGCATTAGATTCTTGGATTATAGTTAATGGTAAAAAAGTTTTAGATATGTGTTCAAACAACTATTTAGGACTTGCAAATAATGAAGATTTAAAAAAGGCTGCAATAAGAGGCATTGAAGAATATGGTGTTGGCCCTGCTGCTGTAAGAAGTATTGCTGGAACTACAGAAAAACACTTAGAACTTGAAAAGATGCTTGCTGAATTTAAGAAAGTTGAAGCCACAATTCACCTTCAATCTGGATTCTGTGCTAATCTTGGAGTTATACCAGCTCTAGTTTCTTCTGAAGATCTTATATTTTCTGATGAATTAAACCATGCTTCAATAATAGATGGTTGTAGGCTATCAAAAGCTGAAATTATAAGATATGCTCATAACGATGTAAATGACCTCGAGAAAAAATTAAAAGAGAATAAAGACAAAAATTGCAAAAAATTAGTTATAACAGATGGTGTTTTTTCAATGGATGGAGATATTGCACCATTACCTGAAATTTATGAAGTTGCTAAGAAATATGATGCTTTGGTTTATGTAGATGACGCCCATGGTGAAGGAGTATTAGGAGATTCTGGAAGAGGCATTGTTGATCATTTTCATCTTCATGGAAAAGTTGATGTTGAAGTTGGAACTCTTTCTAAAGCTTTTGGTATAGTTGGTGGTTTTGCTTCAGGAAGCTCCAAATTAATAGATTATTTAAAACAGAAAGTTAGACCATTTTTATTTTCATCTGCTTCTACTCCTGCTGATATTTATGCATCCATCAAAGCTATAGAAATATTAAAAGAATCTTCTGATCTTGTTAATAAACTTTGGCAAAATGCAAAATATTTTCAATCCAAAATAAAAAAATTAGGTTTTGATATAGGTAAAACTCAAACACCAATAACTCCTATTATTATAGGTGAAGCTAAAACAGCTCAAGAATTTTCTAAAAAACTTTTCGAAGAAGGAATATTTGCTCAAGCTATTGGGTATCCAACTGTTCCTAAAGGAAAAGCAAGAATAAGAGTTATGATCCATGCTATTCATAGCGAAAAAGATCTTGATTTTGCTATTGAGAAATTTGAAAAAATTGGAAAAGAGTTAAAAATAATATAG
- the rplT gene encoding 50S ribosomal protein L20, which yields MPRVKVATAAKKRRKKILKASKGYYGRRGNAYRVAKTQQLKSMAYAYIGRKLKKRDFRSLWIVRLNAALRDFGLSYSKFIHLLNKNNIKLNRLILSNMAIEDPEGFKNLVNAIK from the coding sequence ATGCCAAGGGTTAAAGTTGCCACTGCTGCAAAAAAAAGAAGAAAAAAGATATTAAAAGCTTCCAAAGGTTATTATGGCAGAAGAGGAAATGCTTATAGAGTTGCAAAAACACAACAATTAAAAAGTATGGCATATGCATATATAGGAAGAAAACTCAAAAAGAGAGATTTTAGATCATTATGGATAGTTAGACTAAATGCAGCATTAAGAGATTTTGGTTTATCATATTCTAAATTTATACATCTTCTTAATAAGAATAATATAAAATTAAATAGACTAATATTGTCAAATATGGCAATAGAAGATCCAGAAGGTTTTAAAAATCTTGTTAATGCAATTAAATAA
- the infC gene encoding translation initiation factor IF-3: MGTKSNKTSRPNINEEIRAKEVRVIGSNGEQLGIFSIKDALNIAYEQGLDLIEVSPNAEPPVCKIGDFGKFIFEKEKKEKEAKKHQKKIELREIRFTPGIGEHDYDFKLKKAKEFLAEGSHVLFRLRYRGREILHADKGYEVFERIKNDLAEIGIVEKPPKIEGKNLTMVIVPAKKK, encoded by the coding sequence ATAGGAACTAAAAGTAATAAAACTTCAAGACCAAACATAAATGAAGAAATTCGAGCCAAAGAAGTTAGAGTTATTGGGTCAAATGGTGAACAATTAGGAATATTTTCAATAAAAGATGCACTAAATATAGCTTATGAGCAAGGACTTGATTTAATCGAAGTTTCTCCAAATGCAGAACCTCCTGTATGCAAAATTGGGGATTTTGGTAAATTTATATTTGAAAAAGAAAAAAAAGAGAAAGAAGCAAAAAAGCATCAGAAAAAAATAGAATTAAGAGAAATAAGATTTACACCTGGAATAGGTGAACACGATTATGATTTTAAATTAAAAAAAGCAAAAGAGTTTCTTGCAGAAGGAAGTCATGTATTATTTAGATTAAGGTATAGAGGCAGAGAAATATTACATGCAGATAAAGGATATGAAGTTTTTGAAAGAATAAAAAACGATCTTGCAGAAATAGGGATTGTTGAAAAACCACCAAAAATTGAAGGAAAAAACTTAACAATGGTTATTGTACCAGCAAAAAAGAAGTAG